In the genome of Asterias amurensis chromosome 16, ASM3211899v1, one region contains:
- the LOC139948684 gene encoding zinc finger MYND domain-containing protein 11-like: MAPVLVKRRMSDPQIVQQLWEAITAIRKQKQVANLDRIIKYMSREHRVLAKETQQQLAYATKDDLVVKDNSKAKKGMRAGQEQEAFWCAKEEEEEVDESHDWYCCKCHCPGEVLCCESCYRVYHPECVTKGVDLDNLGSSWTCPVCKAIKSPSLKLTKSMLYKLLEHVLNRMKDKARDLHKKLNMGTLPNYYNLVYRHVDLATIMQKVDDKEYRCIEEFQSDAEMMVHTSVIYYGPTNERTDLCQFTLNDCNYDLAEVQLCKDCYLMSNNRTDQGWFCKPCDPVHEVVWAQMKGFGFWPAKVLQRVDGIVDVRFFGSRHQRAWIPQEKTRDIKTSHAKLNIKATKGWRKAWKELQTYQNSNSLEDGDESDNEMPSRKRNHSESSKEDDMEEDRVSSTFSEADEAEPKQSRLQDHSVSTSQASPGGVPVDEHSAKKEPSLSASSPSSPNPATLDAVTPPPTKKQRRNSVSIPEHQEMPELPKVPERDEETQSNTPQCNCQERFDASLEEKLAQQRKELQKAHDKAVKEAVKKAKEEFKEEKEKALTHLKDMLKMEAESERKETAERGQQDKEEEIEKLKTKHKEEISFTKKRQWCINCEQEAMYHCCWNTSYCSINCQQGHWHKEHKRLCRRKR, encoded by the exons ATGGCACCAGTATTGGTGAAAAGACGAATGTCAGACCCCCAGATTGTGCAGCAACTCTGGGAGGCCATCACAGCAATACGCAAACAGAAACAAGTAGCCAACTTGGATCGGATCATAAAGTACATGAGCCGGGAGCATCGCGTGTTGGCCAAGGAGACACAGCAACAG CTTGCGTATGCAACTAAAGATGACTTGGTCGTCAAGGACAACTCCAAGGCCAAGAAAGGGATGAGGGCTGGCCAGGAGCAAGAGGCCTTCTGGTGCGCTAAAGAGGAGGAAGAAGAG GTGGATGAATCGCATGATTGGTACTGCTGTAAGTGTCACTGCCCTGGGGAGGTCCTGTGCTGTGAGTCTTGTTATCGTGTCTACCACCCTGAATGTGTCACCAAGGGGGTGGATCTGGATAACCTCGGCTCTTCATGGACATGCCCCGTCTGTAAG GCCATCAAATCACCAAGCCTGAAACTCACTAAGTCGATGCTCTACAAACTCCTGGAACATGTCTTGAATCGTATGAAGGACAAG GCTCGAGATCTGCACAAGAAGTTAAACATGGGCACACTTCCTAACTACTACAATCTTGTTTACCGACACGTTGATCTTGCCACAATCATGCAG AAAGTTGACGATAAGGAATACCGCTGCATTGAAGAGTTCCAGTCTGATGCCGAAATGATGGTTCACACGTCTGTTATTTACTACGGACCGACCAACGAGCGCACAGACCTGTGTCAGTTCACACTCAACGACTGCAACTATGAT cTCGCTGAGGTGCAACTGTGCAAGGATTGCTACTTGATGTCAAACAATCGCACTGACCAGGGCTGGTTCTGCAAGCCATGT GATCCAGTGCATGAGGTTGTTTGGGCTCAGATGAAAGGCTTTGGCTTCTGGCCGGCCAAGGTTCTACAGAGAGTCGATGGCATTGTTGACGTCAGATTCTTTGGGAGTAGACACCAACG GGCTTGGATACCCCAGGAGAAGACAAGAGACATCAAGACGAGTCATGCCAAGCTGAACATCAAAGCCACCAAGGGATGGCGTAAAGCTTGGAAGGAGCTACAGACGTATCAGAACTCCAACTCATT AGAGGATGGTGATGAATCAGACAATGAGATGCCATCAAGAAAGAGAAATCATAGCGAGTCAAGTAAAGAAGACGACATGGAGGAAGACAGGGTATCAAGCACCTTCAGCGAAGCTGACGAG GCTGAGCCAAAGCAGTCAAGATTGCAG GATCATTCTGTTTCAACGAGTCAAGCATCGCCAGGTGGGGTCCCAGTCGACGAACACTCGGccaaaaag GAACCCTCACTTTCTGCCAGTTCACCATCTTCTCCTAATCCAGCAACATTAGATGCAGTCACACCACCTCCTACTAAAAAG CAAAGGCGGAACTCGGTGAGTATTCCTGAGCATCAGGAGATGCCTGAGTTACCCAAAGTACCTGAACGAGATGAAGAAACTCAAAGTAACACCCCACAGTGCAACTGTCAAGAAAGATTTGACGCATCGCTGGAAGAGAAACTGGCTCAGCAACGGAAGGAGCTTCAGAAAGCTCACGATAAAGCAGTCAAAGAAGCAGTCAAGAAG GCAAAAGAAGAATTCAAGGAGGAGAAAGAAAAGGCATTGACCCACTTGAAGGACATGTTGAAGATGGAGGCGGAGTCGGAGAGGAAGGAGACGGCAGAGAGAGGGCAACAAGACAAAGAGGAGGAGATTGAAAAACTCAAGACCAAACATAAGGAGGAGATCTCCTTCACCAAGAAACGACAATGG tgTATCAACTGTGAGCAAGAGGCCATGTACCACTGCTGCTGGAACACCTCCTATTGCAGCATCAACTGTCAACAAGGCCACTGGCATAAAGAACACAAGCGTCTCTGCAGACGTAAACGGTGA